The window ATCCAAATAGAGGTAATATTCTTATTTGATATATGTTTtgattgagttattttctttatgagCAGGATAGAACATAGGACCAAGTATATTTCCCAGGTACCAAGAATACTTGCTCGTTGTCTTTCTTTCAGATTGGGAGATGGGCACTGAAACAAAGGAATCTCCCACAGAACTGGGCAGTTTTATGGAAGAATCATTCCAGGGTACAAGTGATAAAAAGGAGGGTCCCTGTTTTTCCAGATTGGGACAAAATTGGGAATACGGGGATAAGTGCAAGAGAAAGCAGGACAGAGAGGAGAAATATCATGTACCCAATGATGGTGGAAAGACCTTCCAGGACACCAGCCTTACTGGCCATCAGAGAATAGAGGCTATAAAAAAACCTAACATGCGCAATGAAGATGAGAAGAGGTTATATCAGAACAAATATAATACTCAAAACCAGAAAATTCTTACAGGAAAGAAATCTTACAGTAATGAATGTGGCAAGGTCTTCTTCCAGAAGTCAGGACTTAGGgaacatcagaaaattcatactggagagaaaacTTATGAATATATTGAAAGTGGAAAGACTTGTCTAAATAGCAAGCTTACTCAACAGAAAGTTCATCCTGGAGAAAAGCCTTACGAATGTATTATATGTGGGAAGGTCTTCCGTTGGAAGTCACATCTTATTCAACATCAGACAATTCATACTGGTGAAAAACCTTATGtttgtaatgaatgtgggaaggcctaCCACAAGAGATCCGTGCTTACTCAACATCAGAGGACTCATACCGGAGAGAAACCTTACGAATGTCATAAATGTGGGAAGACGTTCCGATGGAGTACTCATCTTAGTCGACATCgaagaattcacactggagagaaaccttatgtgTGTAAGGAATGTGGGAAATCCTTCCGCCAGAGGACAGTActtactgaacatcagagaactcatacaggagaaaagccttatgaatgtaatgaatgtggaaagtcTTTTCGATGGAGAACAGTGCTTGCTGAGCATCAAAAAATTCATAccggagagaagccttatgaatgtaatgaatgtgggaagtgCTTCCATTGGAACACAAACTTTACTCgtcatcagagaattcacactggagagaaacttaCTGAATATGGGAAAGCCTTTCACCAGAAGTCAGCACTTACTGAACAGCAGAGGCCTCCTATtggagaaaaattttatgaatgtaatgaatgtggaaagaccTTTCAATGGAACACAAACCTTACACGACATCAAAGAATCcatacaggagagaaaccttatgaatgtagtgATTGTGGAAAGGCCTTTCGATGGAGCACAGTGCTTATtggacatcagagaattcacactggagagaaaccttatgaatgtaacaaaTGTGGAAAGACCTTCCAGTGGAACACAAACCTTACTCGACATCAGAGGACTCATACAGGAgcgaagccttatgaatgtaatgaatgtggaaagacttttcgATGGAGAACGGTGCTTGCTGagcatcagaaaattcatacCGGAGAGAAGCCTTacgaatgtaatgaatgtgggaagtgCTTCCATTGGAACACAAATTTTACTCgtcatcagagaattcacactggagagaaacttaCTGAACAGCAGAAGCCTCCCAATGAAGAAAAACTTTATGAATGTAACGAATGTGGAAAGACCTTTCAATGGAAAACAAACCTTGCTCGACATCAAAGAATCcatacaggagagaaaccttatgaatgtagtgATTGTGGAAAGGCCTTTCGATGGAGCACAGTGCTTAtagaacatcagagaattcacactggagagaaaccttataaatgcaatgaatgtggaaagaccTTCCAGTGGAACACAAACTTTACTCGACATCAGAGGACTCATACATGAGAGAAACCTGACGGTTCTAGGAAGGTCTTTCACCAGAGAACCTAGCTCATTGAACATCGGAGAATTTGTGGTAGAAAGAAACTATGAAtgcaatgaatgtgggaaggctttcCATCAGAAGGCAGGATTTAC of the Sarcophilus harrisii chromosome 1, mSarHar1.11, whole genome shotgun sequence genome contains:
- the LOC105749003 gene encoding zinc finger protein 883-like is translated as MAPVLLGSPGVPQELVTFKDVTVDFTFEEWGHLHPSQKKLYRDVTLENYRNLIWLGLEFSKPHVIYQLEHGEAPWQLKGDIPGIPHPDWEMGTETKESPTELGSFMEESFQGTSDKKEGPCFSRLGQNWEYGDKCKRKQDREEKYHVPNDGGKTFQDTSLTGHQRIEAIKKPNMRNEDEKRLYQNKYNTQNQKILTGKKSYSNECGKVFFQKSGLREHQKIHTGEKTYEYIESGKTCLNSKLTQQKVHPGEKPYECIICGKVFRWKSHLIQHQTIHTGEKPYVCNECGKAYHKRSVLTQHQRTHTGEKPYECHKCGKTFRWSTHLSRHRRIHTGEKPYVCKECGKSFRQRTVLTEHQRTHTGEKPYECNECGKSFRWRTVLAEHQKIHTGEKPYECNECGKCFHWNTNFTRHQRIHTGEKLTEYGKAFHQKSALTEQQRPPIGEKFYECNECGKTFQWNTNLTRHQRIHTGEKPYECSDCGKAFRWSTVLIGHQRIHTGEKPYECNKCGKTFQWNTNLTRHQRTHTGAKPYECNECGKTFRWRTVLAEHQKIHTGEKPYECNECGKCFHWNTNFTRHQRIHTGEKLTEQQKPPNEEKLYECNECGKTFQWKTNLARHQRIHTGEKPYECSDCGKAFRWSTVLIEHQRIHTGEKPYKCNECGKTFQWNTNFTRHQRTHT